From Toxorhynchites rutilus septentrionalis strain SRP chromosome 2, ASM2978413v1, whole genome shotgun sequence, a single genomic window includes:
- the LOC129770609 gene encoding uncharacterized protein LOC129770609, with the protein MSTAGEINQLISRRTSLLASLGRAENFLAEFDSQRDQIQLHVRLERLEKLWDDLESTQDQLEEIETTDEGRKMQEKIRANFEPRLFIIKANLASKLSSLVTDARPPQPTYTNSTLSGIKLPTITLPEFDGDYMQWLTFHDTFLALIHSNSEVPPIQKFHYLKAAVKGEAALSIESIAISSANYELAWQTLKDRYANEYLLKKRHLQALFDIQGIKRETAATLHGLVDEFDRHVKTLHQLGEPTNAWSTILEHLLCTRLPDDSLKAWEDHASKTDNPDYESLIVFLQRRTRVLESISVNHNTASTSFNTSGQSTRKLPHLRLSSYTSTTDSNNQCPACDQPHPLIRCPKFYRFSATERQQLVMSKRLCHNCLRRDHIARNCSSNFNCKHCNRRHHTLLHSANNALVASNVTDISYGLAPPETSQFRELEEIQSQTSVAATKSLPSFETSVSLQQPFENVFLLTAVVQIVDAYGQEHLARALLDSASQPNLMTDRMARILNLKRNNVNITVQGAGQLSQVIRESVFAEVRSRKEGFSCGIDFLVMDHVTADLPAHHVETTGWKIPTDLFLADPSFNKCQPIDLVLGAKHFYSFFPGAARIHLKEKLPLLIDSVFGWIVAGSDCSASPSQHSTVSSYSVVAVAASLEQSIERFWKTEELVVKDNYSIEERQCETLYQSTVTRNNDGRYMVRLPKRPDFEIMLGESKQNAFRRFELLEKKLERNPEIKKEYHEFMREYISLGHMKLVKSSDENNKHFYLPHHPVIKETSSTTKLRVVFDGSAKCSTGFSLNDSLCVGPVIQDELITLVLRFRKHQIALVADIAKMYRQILVHPDDTRFQRIYWRFSTQAPIQPYELQTVTYGLAPSSFLATRTLVQLATDEGKSYPLGGPALRNNFYMDDFIGGAETIEKAIQLRKELTELLAKGGFVLRKWSSNRLEVLQGLDKDAIGTQSALHFHPNETIKTLGISWEPENDFLRFSSHVYETDQPTTKRSILSSIAKLFDPLGLIAPIIVKAKIMMQELWLLACEWDEPVPESMSERWRKYYKQLPRISDYQVDRYAFLPNSVIQLHTFADASESAYGACTYARSEDNKGKVKVQLLASKSRVAPLKRLSLARLELCAAVLAAHLHNCIKTAIDLDVTKSYFWSDSAVTLQWLQSPPNVWKTFVANRVSEIQHFTHGDHWNHVSGKENPADLVSRGMLVEDFLKSRLWTHGPCWLSLPPNEWPISNPPNVAENQLEMRNIVATIQTSPSVHPWFLRWSSYNRLLHVISYCIRFVNNVRAKSRTDRSPSKPNCLSLTVPELLKAKALLICLAQHDSFRAEIDSLMKNMPIPKKSSMRKMSPFLDSERVLRVGGRLNMSDLPFQAKHPAILPAFHPLTRLLAQHFHIKTLHGGGRLLLTAMREEYWPLQGRRLARSTVRNCFRCTRLNPIPLEQQIGQLPAQRIMSSRPFNVTGIDYAGPLYLKPTHRRAAPAKAYICVFICFTTKAVHLELVGDLSTQAFIGCLRRFVARRGRPSHLHSDNGKNFVGAKNQLKELFYLLQNAEEQQRISSACADENITWHLIPPRAPNFGGLWEAAVKVAKKHLFRQLGSTRISFENMCTVLTQIESQMNSRPLLPMTEEPDDLAALTPAHFLIGTSMNTLPDPDLSHLPMNKLDQYQSLQLHTQKFWKHWQREYLQELQKDTKCRGRNNQIIPGKLVILIDDLQPPIRWPLARIVSTHPGSDGITRVVSLQTARGLITRPVSKICLLPYAMETPVADSFNCISNMVLDR; encoded by the coding sequence ATGAGTACTGCAGGAGAAATCAATCAACTGATCTCACGGAGAACATCGCTTCTAGCTAGTCTGGGTCGGGCAGAGAACTTTCTGGCCGAGTTCGACTCACAGCGGGATCAAATACAGCTACATGTGCGTCTTGAGCGGCTGGAAAAATTGTGGGACGATCTCGAAAGTACACAAGATCAGTTGGAAGAGATAGAGACAACTGATGAAGGTAGGAAAATGCAGGAGAAAATTCGGGCTAATTTTGAACCTCGACTCTTCATAATAAAGGCAAATTTAGCTTCCAAGCTTTCTTCGTTAGTCACTGATGCTCGTCCACCTCAACCAACGTACACAAACTCCACTCTCTCTGGCATAAAATTACCGACAATAACGCTCCCTGAATTTGATGGGGATTACATGCAATGGCTTACGTTTCATGATACCTTCTTGGCATTAATACATTCCAATTCTGAAGTTCCACCAATTCAAAAATTTCACTATCTGAAAGCAGCTGTCAAAGGAGAGGCTGCTCTGTCTATTGAGTCCATTGCTATTAGCTCTGCAAACTACGAATTAGCTTGGCAAACATTAAAAGATCGATACGCAAATGAGTACCTTTTGAAGAAACGACATTTGCAAGCTCTGTTTGATATTCAAGGCATTAAAAGGGAAACGGCAGCTACGCTCCACGGATTGGTGGATGAATTTGATCGTCATGTCAAAACATTGCATCAGCTAGGTGAACCAACAAATGCTTGGAGCACTATACTTGAACACCTGTTATGCACACGCTTACCTGACGATTCGCTAAAGGCTTGGGAAGATCATGCATCGAAAACAGATAATCCAGATTACGAAAGCTTGATTGTGTTCCTGCAACGTAGAACTCGTGTCCTCGAATCTATATCGGTGAACCATAACACTGCATCCACAAGTTTCAATACATCCGGCCAATCAACGAGAAAACTTCCGCATCTTCGCTTGTCATCATACACCTCTACAACGGATTCGAACAATCAATGTCCAGCATGTGATCAACCACATCCATTGATAAGGTGTCCAAAATTCTACCGTTTTTCTGCTACTGAGCGACAGCAGCTGGTCATGTCGAAGCGACTTTGTCACAACTGTTTACGTAGAGATCACATTGCTCGCAACTGCTCTTCGAACTTCAACTGCAAACATTGCAACCGTCGTCATCACACGCTTCTGCATTCTGCAAACAATGCCCTTGTGGCTAGTAATGTAACCGACATTTCGTACGGCCTAGCGCCACCCGAAACTAGTCAATTTAGAGAGTTAGAGGAAATTCAAAGTCAAACTTCGGTCGCTGCCACCAAGAGTTTGCCAAGTTTCGAAACAAGTGTATCACTCCAGCAACCTTTCGAAAATGTTTTCCTACTCACCGCCGTAGTACAAATTGTTGACGCATATGGACAAGAACATCTAGCGCGTGCTCTTTTAGATAGTGCTTCACAGCCAAACCTTATGACAGATCGCATGGcaagaattttaaatttgaaacgaAACAACGTGAATATAACCGTACAAGGCGCAGGCCAACTTTCCCAAGTAATCCGGGAGTCAGTTTTTGCAGAAGTAAGGTCAAGAAAAGAAGGCTTCTCTTGTGGAATTGATTTTCTTGTGATGGATCATGTCACCGCTGATTTGCCAGCGCATCATGTAGAAACAACTGGTTGGAAGATTCCTACTGATCTTTTTCTCGCAGACCCTTCTTTCAACAAATGTCAACCGATTGATCTCGTCCTAGGAGCTAAGCATTTTTATTCCTTCTTCCCTGGTGCAGCTCGAATTCACTTGAAGGAAAAGCTACCATTGTTGATAGACAGCGTTTTTGGTTGGATTGTAGCAGGTTCAGATTGTTCTGCTTCGCCATCGCAACACTCCACAGTCTCGAGTTATAGCGTCGTAGCGGTAGCAGCCTCTTTAGAGCAAAGCATCGAGCGTTTCTGGAAAACTGAAGAGTTAGTCGTTAAAGATAACTATTCCATTGAAGAAAGACAATGTGAGACACTATATCAATCTACTGTAACGAGAAACAACGATGGGCGCTATATGGTTCGTCTTCCTAAGCGACCAGACTTTGAAATCATGCTAGGTGAATCAAAGCAAAATGCCTTTCGACGATTCgaacttttggaaaaaaaattggaacgaaATCCAGAAATTAAGAAAGAATATCACGAATTTATGCGTGAGTATATCTCTCTTGGTCATATGAAACTAGTCAAGAGTAGCGACGAAAATAATAAGCATTTTTACCTGCCTCACCATCCGGTTATAAAAGAGACAAGCTCAACAACTAAACTACGAGTCGTGTTCGACGGATCAGCCAAATGTTCCACTGGATTTTCGCTTAATGACTCTCTTTGTGTGGGACCTGTTATCCAAGATGAGTTGATCACGCTTGTACTGCGCTTCCGAAAACACCAGATTGCTCTTGTTGCTGACATCGCCAAGATGTATCGACAAATACTGGTGCATCCGGATGACACCCGCTTCCAACGAATTTATTGGCGATTTTCTACCCAAGCTCCAATACAACCCTATGAACTCCAAACGGTAACATACGGGTTAGCACCGTCTTCCTTCCTCGCCACAAGAACTCTTGTACAACTAGCAACTGATGAAGGGAAATCGTATCCTCTAGGAGGTCCAGCATTACGTAATAATTTTTATATGGACGATTTTATCGGTGGTGCTGAAACTATAGAAAAGGCTATCCAATTACGAAAAGAATTAACGGAATTGCTTGCTAAAGGAGGATTTGTGCTACGCAAATGGTCATCCAATCGACTGGAGGTACTGCAAGGACTAGATAAAGACGCCATTGGGACTCAATCCGCTTTGCATTTTCATCCAAatgaaactataaaaacattggGTATAAGCTGGGAACCCGAAAACGACTTTCTGCGATTTTCATCTCACGTATATGAAACCGATCAGCCAACCACAAAACGATCAATATTATCATCAATTGCAAAACTGTTCGACCCATTAGGACTCATTGCTCCCATCATCGTCAAAGCTAAAATTATGATGCAAGAGTTGTGGTTACTCGCCTGTGAATGGGACGAACCTGTACCTGAATCCATGAGCGAAAGGTGGAGGAAATATTATAAACAACTACCCCGCATTTCCGACTATCAAGTAGACCGATACGCTTTTCTTCCTAATTCAGTGATTCAACTTCACACGTTCGCCGATGCATCTGAATCTGCATACGGTGCATGTACTTACGCTCGCTCTGAGGACAATAAAGGTAAAGTGAAGGTGCAGTTGCTAGCCTCCAAATCCAGAGTAGCCCCGTTAAAACGACTTAGTTTGGCCCGACTAGAACTATGCGCAGCAGTTCTCGCTGCCCACTTGCACAACTGCATAAAAACCGCTATTGATCTCGACGTGACTAAATCCTACTTTTGGTCGGATTCAGCTGTTACTCTACAGTGGCTGCAATCACCTCCTAATGTCTGGAAAACATTTGTAGCCAACCGAGTTTCGGAGATCCAGCACTTCACACACGGTGATCATTGGAATCATGTATCTGGGAAAGAGAATCCTGCTGACTTAGTGTCACGAGGAATGCTGGTAGAAGATTTTCTTAAAAGCCGATTGTGGACTCACGGACCATGCTGGTTGTCACTTCCACCAAATGAGTGGCCGATTTCTAACCCGCCGAATGTAGCTGAAAACCAATTGGAAATGAGAAATATTGTTGCGACCATACAAACTTCACCGTCTGTTCATCCTTGGTTCTTACGCTGGTCTTCATATAACCGACTTCTTCATGTAATCAGCTACTGTATCCGGTTCGTAAATAATGTTCGCGCAAAGTCTCGGACTGATCGATCACCATCCAAACCAAATTGCCTGTCACTTACCGTTCCTGAGTTGCTGAAAGCAAAAGCTTTACTAATTTGCCTCGCTCAACATGATTCATTCCGTGCCGAAATAGAtagtttgatgaaaaatatgccAATACCAAAAAAGTCCAGTATGCGTAAAATGAGCCCCTTCCTGGATTCAGAGAGAGTGTTGAGAGTGGGTGGACGTTTGAACATGTCAGACTTGCCTTTTCAAGCCAAGCATCCAGCCATATTACCTGCCTTTCACCCATTAACACGATTGTTAGCACAACACTTCCACATCAAAACCCTTCATGGCGGCGGGCGTTTGCTTCTAACCGCAATGAGAGAAGAGTACTGGCCACTACAAGGCCGTAGACTCGCCCGGAGTACTGTCCGTAACTGCTTCCGTTGTACCCGTCTAAACCCTATACCTCTTGAACAACAAATTGGCCAGCTGCCTGCCCAGAGAATAATGTCAAGTAGACCATTTAACGTTACCGGAATAGATTACGCCGGACCGCTGTACCTGAAACCCACGCACAGACGCGCTGCCCCTGCAAAGGCTTATATATGCGTCTTTATATGCTTCACCACGAAAGCGGTTCACCTTGAACTGGTTGGAGATTTGTCAACCCAAGCATTTATCGGTTGTCTGCGAAGATTTGTTGCCAGACGCGGTCGCCCGTCTCACTTGCATTCGGATAATGGTAAGAATTTTGTCGGCGCAAAGAACCAACTAAAGGAATTGTTTTACTTGCTACAAAATGCGGAAGAACAACAAAGAATTAGTTCCGCCTGTGCCGATGAAAACATCACCTGGCATCTTATTCCCCCTAGGGCGCCGAACTTTGGCGGTTTGTGGGAAGCGGCAGTGAAGGTTGCGAAAAAACACTTATTTCGCCAACTTGGATCCACCCGTATTTCCTTCGAGAATATGTGTACGGTGCTCACGCAAATTGAGTCTCAAATGAACTCTCGACCGCTATTGCCGATGACTGAAGAGCCAGATGACTTAGCTGCGCTCACTCCTGCTCACTTCCTAATCGGAACTTCGATGAATACACTGCCCGACCCAGATCTCAGCCACCTACCGATGAATAAACTCGATCAATACCAAAGTCTCCAACTGCATACacaaaagttttggaaacaCTGGCAACGAGAATATCTTCAAGAACTTCAAAAAGATACCAAATGCCGTGGACGTAACAATCAAATTATACCTGGTAAACTAGTTATACTCATCGATGACCTGCAACCTCCAATTCGCTGGCCTTTGGCTCGCATAGTGTCAACTCATCCCGGCTCCGATGGAATCACTAGAGTCGTTTCGCTGCAGACCGCAAGAGGACTTATTACACGACCTGTCTCTAAAATATGCCTGCTGCCATATGCTATGGAAACTCCTGTGGCAGATTCGTTCAACTGCATCAGCAACATGGTTTTAGATAGATAG